A genomic segment from Nicotiana sylvestris chromosome 1, ASM39365v2, whole genome shotgun sequence encodes:
- the LOC104222969 gene encoding uncharacterized protein: MSFACCVPVIECVYCLACVRWVWKKFLYTAGRESENWGLAIASEFEPVPRFCRYIIAVYEDDIRNPIWTPPGGYGIHPDWVIVKKNHEDTQGRVSPYLIYVDHENADIVVAIRGLNLAKESDFLVLLDDKLGQAEFDGGYVHNGLLKAAQWVWEAESQILRELVEKYPDYTLTFAGHSLGAGVVTLLTMLAVKNREKLGFLERKRIRCFAIAPARCVSLNLAVRYADIINSIVLQDDFLPRTTVALEHAFKSLFCFPCLMCIMCLKDTFTLEEKMLKDPRRLYAPGRLYHIIVRKPFSFANIRPIVRTAIPVDGRFEHIVLSCNMTSDHAIIRILTESQRTIDSMLERHQIAESMNFPVQQRMERQASLKEEHKAALQRAVALDVPQAYSPSAYGTFRDIEEGQDFEKPGESSLTISKKRRDSWDDLAGRLFLHR; encoded by the exons ATGTCATTTGCCTGTTGTGTTCCAGTTATTGAATGTGTATACTGTTTAGCTTGTGTTCGTTGGGTGTGGAAGAAGTTCCTTTATACCGCTGGCCGTGAGAGTGAAAATTGGGGACTTGCAATTGCTAGTGAGTTTGAGCCAGTGCCACGGTTTTGTCGATATATTATAGCTGTATATGAGGATGATATTAGAAACCCCATATGGACTCCCCCTGGAGGATATGGTATTCATCCTGATTGGGTTATTGtaaagaaaaatcatgaagaTACTCAAGGGAGGGTATCTCCTTATTTGATCTATGTTGATCATGAGAATGCCGACATAGTTGTAGCAATTAGGGGTCTTAATTTGGCTAAGGAAAGTGATTTTTTGGTCCTACTTGATGATAAACTCGGGCAAGCAGAATTTGATGGGGGCTATGTTCATAATGGTTTGTTGAAGGCAGCTCAATGGGTTTGGGAAGCAGAATCACAAATTTTAAGGGAATTAGTGGAGAAGTATCCGGATTATACCTTGACATTTGCTGGGCATTCTTTAGGGGCGGGGGTGGTAACACTATTGACAATGTTGGCTGTGAAGAACAGAGAAAAGTTGGGATTCTTAGAGAGAAAAAGGATCAGATGCTTTGCAATTGCTCCTGCAAGGTGTGTCTCACTGAATTTGGCTGTGAGATATGCGGATATCATAAACTCTATTGTGCTTCAG GATGATTTCTTACCTCGGACTACTGTAGCATTGGAACATGCTTTCAAGTCACTTTTCTG TTTCCCGTGCTTGATGTGCATAATGTGCCTGAAAGATACATTCACCCTGGAGGAGAAGATGCTAAAAGATCCAAGACGCCTTTATGCTCCTGGTCGTCTTTATCACATTATTGTCAGGAAGCCCTTCAG CTTTGCTAATATTAGACCCATTGTGAGGACTGCTATACCTGTTGATGGACGGTTTGAGCACATAGTTCTCTCTTGCAACATGACATCTGATCATGCCATTATTCGGATATTGACAGAATCACAAAGAACAATTGAT TCGATGTTGGAGAGGCATCAAATTGCAGAATCTATGAATTTCCCTGTGCAGCAGAGAATGGAGCGACAGGCGTCTCTCAAGGAGGAACACAAGGCTGCATTGCAGAGGGCAGTTGCACTGGATGTTCCTCAAGCATATTCTCCTTCTGCATATGGAACTTTCCGTGACATAGAGGAAGGGCAGGATTTTGAAAAACCAGGGGAGTCCTCTCTCACAATTTCCAAAAAGAGGAGAGACAGCTGGGATGATTTAGCAGGGCGTCTTTTTTTACACAGATGA